A genomic stretch from Hypnocyclicus thermotrophus includes:
- a CDS encoding histidine triad nucleotide-binding protein has translation MASIFTKIINREIPADIVYETEDIIAFNDINPQAKYHILVVPKKEISTINDIQKEDTDLIGKIYLAIKEITKELGIDKTGYRVITNCNEDGGQEVFHIHFHILGGEKIGPMRSK, from the coding sequence ATGGCATCTATATTTACAAAAATAATAAATAGAGAAATACCAGCAGATATAGTATATGAAACAGAAGATATAATAGCTTTTAATGATATAAATCCACAAGCAAAATACCATATATTAGTAGTACCTAAAAAAGAGATTTCAACAATAAATGATATACAAAAAGAGGATACAGATTTAATAGGTAAAATATATCTAGCAATAAAAGAGATAACAAAAGAATTAGGAATCGATAAAACAGGATATAGAGTGATAACAAATTGTAATGAAGATGGTGGGCAAGAAGTATTTCATATTCATTTTCATATATTAGGTGGAGAAAAAATAGGACCGATGCGATCAAAGTAA
- the thiS gene encoding sulfur carrier protein ThiS yields MKIKLNGKEYETSKNITILDLIKEKNISKDQVVILKNGDIVFKEDLEMNLIENDELEILRFVSGG; encoded by the coding sequence TTGAAAATAAAATTAAATGGAAAAGAATATGAAACTAGTAAAAATATAACAATTTTAGATTTAATTAAAGAAAAAAATATTTCAAAAGATCAAGTAGTAATTTTAAAAAATGGAGATATTGTATTTAAAGAAGATTTAGAAATGAATTTAATAGAAAATGATGAATTAGAAATTTTAAGATTTGTATCAGGAGGATAA
- the lepA gene encoding translation elongation factor 4: MDTKFKRNFSIIAHIDHGKSTLADRLLQITNTVSEREMKEQLLDSMDLEREKGITIKAQAVTLFYDAKDGNRYELNLIDTPGHVDFIYEVSRSLAACEGALLVVDAAQGVEAQTLANVYLALENDLEILPVINKIDLPAADPEKVKEEIETVIGLDTDEAVLTSAKSGIGIEELLEEIVKKVPSPSGKPESPLKVLIFDSHFDDFRGVITYVRIVEGTLKKGDKLRIWSTGKDIEVLECGIFSPIMKPQNELTAGSVGYIISGIKSIQDTRIGDTIFNPKNPIEEPLEGYRPAQSMVFAGIYPISTEDYEDLREALEKLQLNDASLSFTPETSTALGFGFRCGFLGLLHMEIIVERLRREYNIDLISTTPSVEYRIHMENGEIKIIDNPAEFPIVGKKAVEEPYIKGTVITPKDYVGNVMELCQEKRGIYVDMQYLDETRTMITYELPLAEIVLDFYDKLKSKTKGYASFEYEMIGYKESKLVKVDILVSGEPVDAFSFICHSDNAYYRGRAITEKLKDVIPRQMFEIPIQAALGSKIIARETIRAYRKNVLAKCYGGDISRKKKLLEKQKQGKKRMKQIGNVEIPQEAFISVLKLDK; the protein is encoded by the coding sequence TTGGATACAAAATTTAAAAGAAATTTTTCTATTATTGCTCATATAGACCATGGAAAATCTACATTAGCTGATAGATTGTTACAAATTACAAATACTGTATCAGAGAGAGAAATGAAAGAGCAGCTTTTAGATTCTATGGATTTGGAAAGAGAAAAAGGAATTACAATAAAAGCACAAGCAGTAACATTATTTTATGATGCAAAAGATGGAAATAGATATGAATTAAATCTAATAGATACTCCAGGTCACGTAGATTTCATTTACGAAGTTTCTAGATCACTTGCAGCTTGTGAAGGAGCTTTGTTAGTAGTAGATGCTGCACAAGGAGTAGAGGCTCAAACACTTGCAAATGTGTATTTAGCACTTGAGAATGATCTTGAGATACTACCTGTTATAAATAAAATCGATCTACCGGCAGCGGATCCTGAAAAAGTAAAAGAAGAAATTGAAACAGTAATAGGACTTGATACAGATGAAGCGGTACTTACTAGTGCAAAAAGCGGAATAGGAATAGAAGAATTATTAGAAGAGATAGTTAAAAAGGTACCTAGTCCTAGTGGAAAACCAGAGTCACCATTAAAAGTATTAATATTTGATTCTCATTTTGATGATTTCAGAGGCGTTATTACCTATGTAAGAATAGTAGAAGGGACTCTAAAAAAAGGTGATAAATTAAGAATTTGGTCAACTGGAAAAGACATAGAAGTACTAGAGTGTGGGATATTTTCACCAATTATGAAACCACAAAATGAACTTACAGCAGGTAGTGTAGGATATATTATATCAGGAATAAAATCTATACAAGATACAAGAATTGGAGATACAATATTTAATCCTAAAAATCCTATAGAAGAACCATTAGAGGGATATAGACCTGCGCAATCTATGGTATTTGCTGGAATATATCCAATATCAACCGAAGATTATGAAGATTTAAGAGAAGCATTAGAAAAATTACAATTAAATGATGCATCACTTAGTTTTACTCCAGAAACATCAACTGCATTAGGTTTTGGATTTAGATGTGGATTTTTAGGACTTTTACATATGGAAATAATAGTAGAAAGACTTCGTAGAGAATATAATATAGATCTTATTTCTACTACTCCATCAGTTGAATATAGAATACATATGGAAAATGGAGAGATTAAGATAATAGATAATCCAGCAGAATTTCCTATAGTAGGGAAAAAAGCTGTAGAAGAACCTTATATAAAAGGTACAGTAATTACTCCAAAAGATTATGTTGGGAATGTAATGGAACTTTGTCAAGAAAAACGAGGAATATATGTAGATATGCAATACCTTGATGAGACAAGAACAATGATTACTTATGAACTTCCGTTAGCAGAAATAGTACTAGATTTTTATGATAAATTAAAATCAAAAACAAAAGGTTATGCTTCATTTGAATATGAAATGATAGGATATAAAGAATCAAAACTTGTAAAAGTAGATATTCTTGTTAGTGGAGAGCCAGTAGATGCATTTTCTTTTATATGTCATAGTGATAATGCATATTATAGAGGTAGAGCTATTACTGAAAAATTAAAAGATGTAATTCCTAGACAAATGTTTGAGATACCTATTCAAGCAGCTCTTGGAAGTAAAATTATAGCTAGAGAAACAATAAGAGCTTATAGGAAAAATGTACTTGCTAAATGTTATGGTGGAGATATTAGTAGAAAGAAAAAATTATTAGAAAAACAAAAGCAAGGTAAAAAACGTATGAAACAAATTGGAAATGTAGAAATACCACAAGAAGCCTTTATATCAGTATTAAAATTAGATAAATAA
- a CDS encoding PHP domain-containing protein translates to MLEYSSISYDLLSYAKQDVMLKNSYIDFHMHTTASDGFLSKKFLVNFLRNKPHLISVTDHNEIRKSIKIVESTNINIIPGIELGANDGTELLVYFKHEDELEEFYRKYVEPNKSVFRMVKTKKDIFYYLDNLVVYDVFISIPHINGYAHKNYLNKKYIKELIMQVDAIETFNKPMGKKKNLVAKKVRKEFNKYATFGSDAHLPQEINDFYNFQLHELEKLNKLNENILKMYTLSYILTKHTKYFFSK, encoded by the coding sequence ATGTTAGAATATTCAAGTATTAGTTATGACTTGTTATCTTATGCTAAGCAAGATGTTATGTTAAAAAACAGTTATATTGATTTTCATATGCATACTACAGCTTCAGATGGATTTTTATCAAAAAAATTTCTTGTAAATTTTTTAAGAAATAAACCACATTTGATATCAGTTACAGACCATAATGAAATACGAAAAAGTATAAAAATAGTAGAGAGCACAAATATTAATATCATACCAGGAATAGAGCTTGGGGCAAATGATGGAACTGAATTGTTAGTATATTTTAAGCATGAAGATGAGTTAGAAGAGTTTTATAGAAAATATGTAGAACCAAATAAAAGTGTATTTAGAATGGTAAAAACTAAAAAAGATATTTTTTATTATCTTGATAATTTAGTGGTATATGATGTATTTATATCTATACCTCATATTAATGGATATGCCCATAAAAATTATTTAAATAAAAAATATATAAAAGAGTTAATAATGCAAGTAGATGCAATAGAGACATTTAATAAACCAATGGGAAAAAAGAAAAATTTAGTAGCTAAAAAAGTGAGAAAAGAGTTTAATAAGTATGCAACTTTTGGAAGTGATGCACATTTACCACAAGAAATTAATGATTTTTATAATTTTCAATTACATGAATTAGAAAAATTAAATAAATTAAATGAAAATATATTAAAAATGTATACCTTGAGTTATATTTTAACAAAGCATACAAAATATTTCTTTTCAAAATAA
- the thiH gene encoding 2-iminoacetate synthase ThiH yields MSFYDVIKKYEDFNIKEYLENVSYEDVEKTINKENLNEFDFLNLISNTSLEYIEIIARKSQKLTKRYFGNTISLYAPLYISNYCTNKCTYCGFNKENKIKRKHLSYEEIEKEAKELAKTGIKHVLFLTGEAKELVSFEYIKNTLIILKKYFKSISIEIYPLKENEYRKLKNLGLDGVTIYQETYDLETYKKVHLEGQKKDYFYRLDTPERVARAGVRQIGIGALYGLSDIYKDAFFSALHAKYLMDKYIDCEISISLPRMKYSESKFKPYQKLDNKKFIQIMLAFRLYLKYIGINISTRESAEFRNNLIGLGATKYSAGSKTDVGGYTKENKSTPQFETDDKRDVNEICNAIKNRGYQPVFKDWELII; encoded by the coding sequence ATGTCATTTTATGATGTAATAAAAAAATATGAAGATTTTAATATAAAAGAATATTTAGAAAATGTTTCGTATGAAGATGTAGAAAAAACTATAAATAAAGAAAATTTAAATGAATTTGATTTTTTAAATCTTATTTCAAATACATCTTTAGAATATATAGAAATTATAGCTAGAAAATCTCAAAAACTTACAAAGAGATATTTTGGGAATACTATTTCATTATACGCCCCTTTATATATTTCAAATTATTGTACAAATAAATGTACATATTGTGGATTTAATAAAGAAAATAAAATAAAGAGAAAACATTTAAGTTATGAAGAAATAGAAAAAGAAGCAAAAGAATTAGCAAAAACAGGAATAAAACATGTATTATTTCTTACAGGCGAAGCAAAAGAACTAGTAAGTTTTGAGTATATAAAAAATACATTAATAATATTAAAAAAATATTTTAAATCGATTTCTATAGAAATATACCCTCTAAAAGAGAATGAGTATAGAAAACTTAAAAATTTAGGACTTGATGGAGTAACTATATATCAAGAAACATATGATCTCGAAACATATAAAAAAGTACATTTAGAAGGACAAAAAAAAGATTATTTTTATAGATTAGACACTCCGGAAAGAGTAGCTAGAGCGGGAGTTAGACAAATAGGAATTGGTGCACTATATGGACTTAGTGATATTTATAAAGATGCATTTTTTAGTGCACTTCATGCAAAATATTTAATGGATAAATATATAGATTGCGAAATAAGTATTTCTTTACCAAGAATGAAATATTCTGAAAGTAAATTTAAACCCTATCAAAAATTAGATAATAAAAAATTTATTCAAATAATGTTAGCTTTTAGATTGTATTTAAAGTATATAGGAATTAACATATCTACACGAGAAAGTGCAGAATTCAGAAATAATTTAATTGGACTTGGAGCAACTAAATATTCTGCAGGATCAAAAACTGATGTAGGTGGATATACCAAAGAGAACAAATCAACACCACAATTTGAAACAGATGATAAAAGAGATGTAAATGAAATTTGTAATGCTATAAAAAATAGAGGGTATCAACCAGTATTTAAAGATTGGGAGTTGATAATATGA
- a CDS encoding Gfo/Idh/MocA family protein, whose amino-acid sequence MNIGIVGSGKIVNTCLEAISNIKNIMCTAICVREKSYYKDFELSKKFNIKNIYTNYDEMLNDSNINFIYIGIINNLHYEYTKKALENNKNVICEKPFTNNDDELKNLTILAKSKKLFLFEAITTLYSPNFIYLKKNIDKIGPIKIIQCNYSQYSSRYDSYLNKIVLPAFNPELNGGALYDINVYNIHIINNLFGMPNSVQYNANLGFNGIDTSGVLTIIYDNFIAISIGAKDSSSPSFITIQGEKGYLKIDGPPNECKSIKGLIDNNLISYNYNEYENRMVYEFIAFYNIFITKDYNKCYNYLEHSINVMNILTTASKQINLFNK is encoded by the coding sequence TTGAATATCGGGATTGTCGGTAGTGGAAAGATTGTTAATACATGCTTAGAAGCTATAAGTAATATTAAAAACATTATGTGTACTGCTATTTGCGTACGAGAAAAAAGTTATTATAAAGACTTTGAACTTTCAAAAAAATTTAATATAAAAAATATATACACTAATTATGACGAAATGTTAAATGATTCTAATATTAATTTTATTTATATTGGAATCATTAATAATTTGCATTATGAATACACTAAAAAAGCTTTAGAAAACAATAAAAATGTTATTTGTGAAAAGCCATTCACAAATAATGATGATGAATTAAAAAATTTAACTATTTTAGCAAAATCTAAAAAGTTATTTTTATTTGAAGCAATAACTACATTATACTCTCCAAATTTTATTTATCTAAAAAAAAACATTGACAAAATAGGGCCAATTAAAATAATTCAATGCAATTACTCTCAATATTCTAGTAGATATGATAGTTATTTAAATAAAATTGTTCTTCCTGCATTCAATCCAGAATTAAACGGCGGAGCTCTTTATGATATAAATGTTTATAATATTCATATTATAAACAATTTATTTGGAATGCCAAATTCAGTACAATATAATGCTAATTTAGGTTTTAATGGTATTGATACTTCTGGAGTTCTTACTATAATTTATGACAATTTTATTGCAATATCTATTGGTGCTAAAGATTCCTCTAGTCCTAGTTTTATTACTATTCAAGGAGAAAAAGGGTATTTAAAAATTGATGGTCCACCAAATGAATGTAAATCAATAAAAGGATTAATTGATAATAATCTAATTTCTTATAACTATAACGAATATGAAAATAGAATGGTTTATGAATTTATTGCATTTTACAATATTTTTATTACTAAAGATTATAATAAATGTTATAATTATCTCGAACATTCTATTAATGTAATGAATATTTTGACTACTGCAAGTAAACAAATAAACTTATTTAATAAATAA
- a CDS encoding TrmH family RNA methyltransferase, giving the protein MKIISSKENKIYKLIKKIKKKKYREKEKLFIAEGKKFLDFEYKPKYYILNENNIGLYSKLLEKEETYIFSEDLFYDITTQINSQGIILIYEYIPSCIEKIKNNIVILDKIQDPGNLGTIIRLVDAVGLKDIILTKGSVDIYNDKTIRSSMGSIFNLNISYLETDKLIKILKQKEYNIISTALTNETIEYTKMELKEKNAFVFGNEGNGISKEILDISTAKIKIPIYGSAESLNVGVATGIILYKYIEKVNS; this is encoded by the coding sequence ATGAAAATAATAAGTAGTAAAGAAAATAAAATATATAAATTAATAAAAAAGATAAAGAAAAAAAAATATAGAGAAAAAGAAAAATTGTTTATTGCAGAAGGTAAAAAATTTTTAGATTTTGAGTATAAACCTAAATATTATATTTTAAATGAAAATAATATAGGGCTATACAGTAAATTATTAGAAAAAGAAGAAACTTATATTTTTTCAGAGGATTTATTTTATGATATAACAACGCAAATTAATTCTCAAGGAATAATATTAATATATGAATATATTCCAAGTTGTATAGAAAAAATAAAAAATAATATAGTTATCTTAGATAAGATACAAGACCCAGGAAATTTAGGTACAATAATACGACTAGTAGATGCAGTTGGATTAAAAGATATAATATTAACAAAAGGTAGTGTAGATATTTATAATGATAAAACAATAAGAAGTAGTATGGGTTCAATATTTAATTTAAATATATCGTATTTAGAGACAGATAAATTAATAAAAATATTAAAACAAAAGGAATATAATATAATATCGACTGCTTTAACTAATGAAACAATAGAATATACAAAAATGGAATTAAAAGAAAAAAATGCATTTGTTTTTGGAAATGAAGGAAATGGAATTTCAAAAGAGATATTAGATATAAGTACTGCAAAGATAAAAATCCCTATATATGGAAGTGCAGAATCATTGAATGTAGGAGTTGCAACAGGAATAATATTGTATAAATATATAGAAAAAGTAAACTCATAA
- a CDS encoding FMN-binding protein: protein MKKLFMYIFSLMIFISCGKYQNGEYYVIQKKDYKGWKTFLKIEVKNNKIFNVEFNKINKENKLVTENEEYNKKMKEKSGIDTIEYTKILEENFLKSNGNINQIDIIAGATHSVVEFKKMSKFLLKKIKSGKIGKYEID from the coding sequence TTGAAAAAATTATTTATGTATATATTTAGTTTAATGATTTTTATTAGTTGTGGGAAATATCAAAATGGAGAATATTATGTAATTCAAAAAAAAGATTATAAAGGCTGGAAAACATTTTTAAAAATAGAAGTAAAAAATAATAAAATATTTAATGTAGAATTTAATAAAATAAATAAAGAAAATAAATTAGTAACAGAGAATGAAGAATACAATAAAAAAATGAAAGAAAAATCAGGAATAGACACAATAGAGTATACTAAAATTTTAGAAGAAAATTTTTTAAAATCTAATGGAAATATAAATCAAATAGACATTATAGCAGGAGCAACACACTCAGTTGTAGAATTTAAAAAAATGAGCAAATTTTTATTAAAAAAAATAAAATCAGGAAAAATAGGTAAATATGAAATAGATTAA
- a CDS encoding MATE family efflux transporter has translation MSKNKKLNFMSLAVPIFIEMLLWTTFNNVDTIMLSRYSDVAVAAVGSTGQLVFFIMLFLQIIATGTGILISQNLGKRDYEKAENSAKIALYFNFLVGILLSILVFKYHFQMVKFLGLEDKALLMGSRFYKIIGTFTFIQAIGLINTTILRSYRFPKYSMYINIFSNILNIIGNAIFIFGLFGMPVLGEVGVAISTVFSQFIGIIISFIIIKKKLNIHLLSNIKIKENLYLLKEIGKIGIPSVAENLLYNTSQIMIIKMVATYGTDALTARAYIFTLLRFVFIISISSGSAAQIITGFLAGANRHRVAKKAVIKIYLQTVLLIIIVATTLIIFRENLIRIFTTNEAVILLAKDAFLTILFLETGRTLNIIFISSMKGAGDVIFPVIMGVIFMWIVGVGGGYLLVIKFGFGLFGAFIATGLDEWSRGIIMFIRWIRGDWIKIIKK, from the coding sequence ATGTCAAAAAATAAGAAGCTAAATTTTATGAGTCTAGCAGTACCTATATTTATTGAAATGCTTTTGTGGACTACATTTAATAATGTAGATACAATAATGCTTTCTAGGTATTCAGATGTAGCAGTAGCAGCGGTAGGTAGTACCGGACAATTAGTATTTTTTATAATGTTATTTTTACAAATAATAGCAACAGGTACAGGAATATTAATCTCACAAAATCTTGGGAAAAGAGACTATGAAAAAGCAGAAAATAGTGCTAAAATTGCACTTTATTTTAATTTTTTAGTAGGAATTTTATTGAGTATATTAGTATTTAAATATCATTTTCAAATGGTAAAATTTTTAGGTCTTGAAGATAAAGCTCTTTTAATGGGAAGTAGATTTTATAAAATAATAGGAACATTTACTTTTATTCAAGCAATAGGACTTATTAATACAACAATACTTAGAAGTTATAGGTTCCCAAAATATTCTATGTACATAAATATTTTTTCGAATATATTAAATATTATTGGGAATGCAATTTTTATATTTGGATTATTTGGTATGCCTGTACTTGGAGAAGTAGGAGTGGCTATATCCACTGTATTTAGCCAATTTATAGGTATAATAATATCATTTATTATAATTAAGAAAAAATTAAATATACATTTACTTTCAAATATAAAAATAAAAGAAAATCTATATTTATTAAAAGAAATAGGAAAAATAGGGATTCCATCAGTGGCTGAAAATTTATTATATAATACCTCTCAAATAATGATAATAAAAATGGTAGCAACATATGGAACAGATGCACTTACAGCGAGAGCATATATATTTACTTTGCTTAGATTTGTATTTATAATAAGTATATCGTCAGGGAGTGCAGCTCAAATTATTACCGGATTTTTAGCTGGTGCAAATAGACATAGAGTAGCTAAAAAAGCAGTAATTAAAATATATCTTCAAACAGTTTTATTAATAATAATAGTAGCTACGACACTTATAATATTTAGAGAAAATTTAATTAGAATATTTACAACAAATGAAGCAGTTATATTACTTGCAAAAGATGCATTTTTAACAATATTATTTTTAGAAACAGGACGAACTCTTAATATAATATTTATTAGTTCTATGAAAGGAGCGGGAGATGTTATTTTTCCTGTTATTATGGGGGTAATATTTATGTGGATTGTTGGAGTAGGTGGCGGATATTTATTAGTTATAAAATTTGGATTCGGACTTTTTGGAGCTTTTATAGCTACAGGGCTTGATGAATGGAGTAGAGGAATAATAATGTTTATTAGATGGATTCGTGGTGATTGGATAAAAATAATTAAAAAGTAA
- a CDS encoding thiazole synthase: MDKLILGEKEFNSRLFTGTGKFSDKSLIKPMLEMSKSEMITLALRRVDFDMPQENILNYIPKNVTLLPNTSGAKTAEEAVKIARIARTVGCGNFIKIEIINDMKYLFPDNEETIKATKILAKEGFIVLPYMMPDLIAAKRLEDAGAAAIMPLGSPIGSNKGLQTKYMIEILIENCKLPIIIDAGIGRPSHAAKAMEMGAAAVLVNSAIACSENPIKMGKAFSLAVQAGREAYLAKLAEEKKYAEASSPLTGFLFEE; encoded by the coding sequence ATGGATAAATTAATTTTAGGAGAAAAAGAATTTAATAGCAGATTATTTACAGGAACTGGAAAATTTTCAGATAAATCACTTATTAAACCAATGCTTGAAATGAGTAAATCAGAAATGATAACATTAGCACTTAGAAGAGTAGATTTTGATATGCCACAAGAAAACATATTAAATTATATTCCTAAAAATGTAACATTGTTACCAAATACTTCGGGGGCAAAGACAGCGGAAGAAGCAGTTAAAATAGCAAGAATTGCAAGAACTGTTGGATGTGGAAATTTTATAAAAATTGAAATTATAAATGATATGAAATATTTATTTCCAGATAATGAAGAAACAATAAAAGCAACAAAAATATTAGCAAAAGAAGGGTTTATAGTATTACCATATATGATGCCAGATCTAATAGCGGCTAAAAGACTAGAAGATGCGGGAGCTGCTGCGATTATGCCTCTTGGTTCACCAATTGGCTCAAATAAAGGATTACAAACAAAATATATGATTGAAATACTTATAGAAAATTGTAAATTACCAATAATAATAGATGCTGGAATAGGTAGACCATCTCATGCAGCAAAAGCAATGGAGATGGGAGCTGCTGCAGTACTTGTAAATAGTGCTATTGCATGTAGTGAAAATCCAATTAAAATGGGAAAAGCGTTTTCACTTGCAGTACAAGCAGGAAGAGAAGCTTATTTAGCAAAACTTGCAGAAGAAAAAAAATACGCAGAAGCTTCTTCACCATTAACTGGTTTTTTATTTGAAGAATAA
- a CDS encoding diguanylate cyclase, whose product MEQNKFLENIDDLLIITDTNGKIIFCNKITLDKLGYTFEELKNKNITDIYSKKDTSFLIDNIHNKKANADSLYSLLILDKKGNFIELATSILYGIWNNSEVIIFISKKIQKQKAFENFKKLFNNKIIMMMIIDYSNLTILDANNAFLSKLELNRKEILNKNITELDLFNNSIDKNKMITSLKRIHNISDLNVEVTTKSGKTVYLIISGDLIDDKDKNLLLLVMLDISEQVILNKKLDTQRKQLINIIEGTELGTWEWDLVTNQTIFNEYWANMIGYTLKELEPTTIKTWEKFIHPDDKEETENILQKHFEKKISYYESEFRMKHKKGHWVWISAKGKVIEWSFDNKPLKMFGTHTDITQKKKFEAIIKENSIRDPLTNIYNRRYLDEQLKNLILENKRENNIFSVAILDIDFFKNINDNYGHLAGDFILQEFTKIIKSHIRPYDIFGRYGGEEFILILLHVGNNEMYEILNRILDFILQKDFIYNNEIIKLSFSAGMCDINEFLIPTVNQIYECIDKKLYIAKNNGRSLIIK is encoded by the coding sequence TTGGAACAAAACAAATTTTTAGAAAATATTGATGATTTACTAATAATTACTGATACTAACGGAAAAATTATTTTTTGTAATAAAATAACTCTCGATAAATTAGGATATACTTTTGAAGAATTAAAAAATAAAAATATTACTGATATTTATTCAAAAAAAGATACAAGTTTTTTAATAGATAATATTCATAACAAAAAAGCTAATGCAGATTCTTTATACTCTTTACTAATTCTTGATAAAAAAGGAAATTTTATTGAATTAGCTACTTCTATTCTATATGGAATATGGAATAACTCAGAAGTTATTATTTTTATTTCAAAAAAAATACAAAAACAAAAGGCCTTTGAAAATTTTAAAAAATTATTTAATAATAAAATAATTATGATGATGATAATTGATTATAGTAATTTAACTATTTTAGATGCAAATAATGCTTTTTTATCTAAATTAGAACTTAATAGAAAAGAGATTTTAAATAAAAACATTACTGAATTAGATTTATTTAATAATAGTATTGATAAAAATAAAATGATAACTAGTTTAAAACGGATTCATAATATAAGTGATCTTAACGTTGAAGTTACTACAAAATCTGGAAAAACTGTTTACTTAATTATTTCTGGGGACTTAATCGATGATAAAGATAAAAATCTATTATTACTAGTTATGCTAGATATTTCAGAGCAAGTTATTTTAAATAAAAAACTGGATACTCAAAGAAAACAACTAATAAATATAATAGAAGGAACCGAACTTGGAACATGGGAATGGGATCTTGTAACTAATCAAACTATATTTAATGAATATTGGGCAAATATGATTGGATATACACTCAAAGAATTAGAACCTACTACTATAAAAACTTGGGAAAAATTTATTCACCCCGATGATAAAGAAGAAACTGAAAATATTTTACAAAAACATTTTGAAAAAAAAATTAGTTATTATGAATCTGAATTTCGAATGAAACATAAGAAAGGGCATTGGGTATGGATATCTGCTAAAGGAAAAGTTATAGAATGGTCTTTTGATAATAAACCTTTAAAAATGTTTGGTACTCATACTGATATTACACAAAAGAAAAAATTTGAAGCCATTATAAAAGAAAATTCAATACGGGATCCCTTAACAAATATATACAATCGCCGTTATTTAGATGAACAATTAAAAAATTTGATTTTAGAAAATAAAAGAGAAAATAATATATTTTCTGTTGCAATATTAGATATTGATTTTTTTAAAAATATAAATGATAATTATGGCCATTTAGCTGGTGATTTTATACTTCAAGAATTTACAAAAATAATAAAATCTCATATTCGTCCATATGATATTTTTGGAAGATATGGCGGTGAAGAATTTATTTTAATTTTATTACATGTAGGTAATAATGAAATGTATGAAATTTTAAATAGAATTCTTGATTTTATCCTCCAAAAAGATTTTATTTATAATAATGAAATAATAAAACTATCATTTTCTGCTGGAATGTGTGATATAAACGAATTTTTAATTCCTACAGTTAATCAAATTTATGAATGTATTGATAAAAAACTATATATTGCTAAAAATAATGGAAGAAGTTTAATAATAAAATAA
- the rpiB gene encoding ribose 5-phosphate isomerase B, translating into MKKIALGADHGGYELKNIVREYLKNNGYEVIDFGTNSSDSVDYPEFAHKVGEAVVNKEADFGIVVCGTGIGISIAANKIKGVRAALCHNVWTAKLTRQHNDANVLAMGGRVIGPGIALDMVEAFLNTEFEGGRHTNRVNKIEEC; encoded by the coding sequence ATGAAAAAAATTGCATTAGGAGCAGACCACGGAGGATATGAATTAAAAAATATTGTTAGAGAATATTTAAAAAATAATGGATATGAAGTAATAGATTTTGGGACAAATTCAAGTGATAGTGTAGATTATCCAGAATTTGCGCATAAAGTAGGGGAAGCAGTAGTAAATAAAGAAGCAGATTTTGGAATTGTGGTATGTGGAACAGGAATAGGGATTTCAATAGCAGCTAATAAAATAAAAGGAGTAAGAGCAGCATTATGTCATAATGTATGGACAGCGAAATTAACGAGACAACATAATGATGCAAATGTACTAGCAATGGGAGGAAGAGTAATAGGTCCAGGAATTGCGTTAGATATGGTAGAAGCATTTTTAAATACAGAATTTGAAGGTGGAAGACATACAAATAGAGTAAATAAAATAGAAGAGTGTTAA